In one window of Lewinella sp. 4G2 DNA:
- the mqnB gene encoding futalosine hydrolase, translating to MNADTPPLFRILLLAATPFEVEATVLWLRQRALEEVANLLKFGSVEIEVLFTGVGPAATAYVLGNRFASAPRPNMVLQAGVAGAYHRDVPLGTVVQVTSECFADLGAGSADGAFLSLGDIGLHPGQPFDLGEMLRLPPLATATPFPAVTGATVSQTTGTLRRREELLKRWPDAEVETMEGAPFFRACLDHGIPPVQIRAISNYVETRDKETWQMKEAIDALNIALQSLLAGFLQQPVD from the coding sequence GTGAACGCTGATACGCCCCCTCTTTTCCGGATTCTACTGTTAGCCGCTACTCCCTTCGAAGTTGAGGCCACCGTGTTGTGGTTGCGGCAACGGGCGCTTGAAGAAGTTGCCAATCTGCTGAAGTTTGGTAGCGTAGAGATAGAAGTACTATTTACGGGAGTGGGGCCCGCCGCAACTGCCTATGTACTGGGCAATCGTTTTGCTTCGGCTCCACGGCCCAACATGGTCCTGCAGGCGGGTGTAGCTGGCGCCTACCACCGCGATGTACCGTTGGGGACGGTGGTCCAAGTCACATCAGAATGTTTTGCGGACTTGGGGGCGGGAAGTGCTGATGGTGCCTTCTTAAGTCTGGGTGATATTGGTCTACATCCGGGCCAGCCATTTGATCTGGGTGAAATGCTTCGCCTGCCGCCTCTTGCTACGGCAACACCCTTCCCTGCCGTGACTGGTGCGACTGTTTCACAGACCACGGGAACGCTGCGGCGCAGGGAAGAATTATTGAAGCGCTGGCCCGACGCCGAAGTGGAAACCATGGAGGGTGCACCTTTTTTTAGAGCTTGTTTGGATCATGGAATCCCACCCGTTCAAATTCGAGCAATCAGTAACTACGTAGAAACGAGGGACAAAGAGACCTGGCAAATGAAAGAGGCGATTGACGCACTCAATATTGCTCTGCAATCTCTACTCGCCGGATTCTTACAACAGCCAGTCGACTGA